One part of the Nymphaea colorata isolate Beijing-Zhang1983 chromosome 8, ASM883128v2, whole genome shotgun sequence genome encodes these proteins:
- the LOC116259625 gene encoding metalloendoproteinase 5-MMP-like, whose amino-acid sequence MVSTLSFIAILVLLVQTNCMEWAYGHNGNFHYQAGAEFLQLSGYRIGQSHEVLPSLKRYLQHFGYLDTVADTGISRVFDEDLEAAVKNYQLFFSLNATGILDTATVHQLIQPRCGVPDIIKDLAPAKFHRINVTRNSSSSHYSLRNKRWPPSSMRLLYNISENEHMPFPIADLRPVVREAFETWALYSPFDFTETSIDRIAQLHIGFYKRQHLNCPIPFAGPNDMLAHAFYPPSGKLHINADIIWAINPEILRNTENSYDVQSVALHEIGHLLGLGHSTVPEAIMYPSLDSQTRKVDLHGDDIAGINAMYDVLAD is encoded by the coding sequence ATGGTTTCTACATTATCCTTTATTGCAATCCTCGTGCTTCTGGTCCAGACCAACTGTATGGAGTGGGCTTATGGTCACAATGGCAACTTCCATTACCAGGCAGGGGCAGAATTCCTGCAACTTTCTGGATATCGCATAGGACAAAGCCATGAAGTGCTCCCCTCCCTAAAAAGATATCTTCAACATTTCGGCTATTTGGACACGGTTGCCGACACAGGAATCTCTCGTGTTTTTGATGAAGATCTAGAAGCTGCCGTGAAGAATTACCAATTGTTCTTCAGCCTCAATGCTACTGGTATACTCGACACAGCAACAGTGCACCAACTAATCCAGCCAAGATGCGGTGTACCAGACATTATCAAAGATCTAGCGCCAGCAAAATTCCATCGGATTAATGTCACCCGCAACTCAAGTTCATCACACTACAGTCTCAGAAACAAACGTTGGCCACCATCAAGCATGAGACTATTGTATAATATCTCGGAGAATGAGCACATGCCATTTCCTATAGCAGATCTGAGGCCTGTCGTCCGTGAGGCATTCGAAACATGGGCTTTGTACTCACCATTCGACTTCACAGAGACTTCAATTGACAGAATCGCTCAGTTGCACATCGGATTCTACAAAAGGCAGCACTTAAATTGTCCAATTCCGTTTGCAGGTCCTAACGACATGCTCGCACACGCATTTTATCCGCCATCTGGGAAGCTTCACATCAATGCAGATATTATATGGGCGATCAATCCTGAGATTTTGAGGAACACGGAAAATTCGTACGACGTTCAATCGGTCGCCCTTCATGAGATCGGCCATCTACTGGGGTTGGGTCATAGTACAGTTCCAGAAGCAATCATGTATCCTTCCTTGGATTCTCAAACAAGGAAGGTGGACCTGCATGGCGATGATATTGCGGGAATCAATGCTATGTATGATGTACTAGCTGATTGA
- the LOC116259626 gene encoding metalloendoproteinase 2-MMP-like has protein sequence MVHGLVTNTQRYIVYLRKKAPPFFWKDLMLDSGPDPYLYFVFELQQANVVGKDLSGTSELLELQQARVSNVVGKEHLQAAIKKYQLFFNLNATGILNSATVHHLIQPRCGVRNFIKAPSSAKFHRNINVIGNSISMICKLSGARWPASRRNLLYKIWRTADLPYPIEDLRPLFCVAFETWAAVSPFEFVEMLLRTANLHTVFYRGKHESCPMAFDGRGGSLAHSFDPPIGITHYDADDLWEINPQKLAETEGSSDLQSVALHEIGHLLGLDHSSVPEAVMYPSLKPQTRKVELHADDIASIKALYPDG, from the exons ATGGTACATGGCCTTGTCACAAACACACAGAGATATATTGTCTACTTGAGAAAAAAAGCACCACCATTCTTTTGGAAAGACttgatgttggatagtggccctgaccCCTATCTCTACTTCGT GTTTGAGTTGCAGCAGGCTAATGTTGTGGGTAAAGATCTGAGTGGAACATCAGAGTT GTTGGAGTTGCAACAGGCTAGAGTTTCTAATGTTGTGGGCAAAG aacatCTCCAGGCAGCCATCAAGAAATATCAACTGTTCTTCAACCTCAATGCTACAGGGATACTCAACTCTGCAACAGTGCACCACCTGATCCAACCAAGATGCGGCGTAAGAAACTTTATCAAAGCCCCAAGCTCGGCGAAATTCCACCGGAATATTAATGTTATCGGCAACTCAATTTCAATGATCTGTAAGCTCAGTGGTGCTCGCTGGCCAGCATCAAGAAGGAACCTCTTGTACAAGATCTGGAGGACAGCCGACCTGCCATATCCTATAGAAGATCTGAGACCACTGTTTTGTGTAGCATTTGAAACATGGGCCGCTGTCTCGCCATTCGAGTTCGTAGAGATGTTATTGAGAACGGCCAATCTGCACACTGTGTTCTACAGAGGGAAGCATGAAAGTTGTCCGATGGCATTTGATGGTCGTGGTGGATCGCTGGCGCACTCATTCGATCCGCCAATTGGGATCACTCACTACGACGCAGATGATTTATGGGAGATCAACCCTCAGAAATTGGCAGAAACAGAGGGATCGAGTGACCTGCAGTCAGTAGCCCTTCATGAGATCGGCCATCTGTTGGGGTTGGATCATAGTTCAGTTCCTGAAGCAGTCATGTATCCTTCCCTGAAACCTCAGACAAGGAAGGTGGAGCTTCATGCGGATGATATTGCAAGCATCAAGGCACTGTATCCTGACGGCTGA